The following are from one region of the Coffea eugenioides isolate CCC68of chromosome 2, Ceug_1.0, whole genome shotgun sequence genome:
- the LOC113763380 gene encoding uncharacterized protein LOC113763380 isoform X2: MKEPIHIYCEEPNFDDEQEEDYILNGFPLRREVLDFVLNRDKKDHFVAFMNDTDNKDTEYDRVDVIDWVAQMPCWAVDNMFSYDAVNCATAVLNGETTDIIFTNAAVPCKDGILLPGLHKAALFHAPKITQLFLKNGADPNLRVDVNHMRSVLPLHVTLESMRSVYSMPEWILLEAKKYDSYRYEELSLWMANPIPTGPDFVFKLLYYLNYPYLVCSAFDTLLVYFHLSR; encoded by the exons ATGAAGGAG CCCATACACATATACTGTGAAGAACCCAACTTTGATGATGAACAAGAAGAAGATTATATCCTCAATGGTTTTCCTTTGCGGCGTGAAGTACTTGATTTTGTTCTCAACCGCGACAAGAAAGACCATTTTGTGGCTTTTATGAATGACACTGATAACAAAGATACCGAATATGACAGAGTAGATGTGATTGATTGGGTAGCCCAAATGCCTTGTTGGGCTGTGGATAACATGTTTTCTTATGATGCTGTCAATTGTGCAACTGCTGTGCTcaatggagaaaccacggataTTATTTTTACCAATGCTGCTGTTCCGTGCAAGGATGGTATACTACTCCCTGGATTGCATAAAGCAGCACTGTTTCATGCACCTAAGATTACCCAATTATTTCTCAAAAATGGAGCTGATCCAAACCTCAGAGTTGATGTTAATCATATGAGGAGTGTGTTGCCACTCCATGTTACCCTTGAGAGCATGCG ATCGGTTTATAGCATGCCTGAGTGGATTTTACTGGAGGCTAAGAAATATGATTCATATCGGTACGAGGAATTATCATTGTGGATGGCTAACCCAATTCCAACGGGCCCAGACTTTGTCTTCAAGTTGCTTTATTATCTTAATTATCCATATCTGGTTTGTTCTGCTTTTGACACTCTGCTGGTTTATTTTCATTTGAGTAGGTGA
- the LOC113763380 gene encoding uncharacterized protein LOC113763380 isoform X1, whose amino-acid sequence MNNQKQPIHIYCEEPNFDDEQEEDYILNGFPLRREVLDFVLNRDKKDHFVAFMNDTDNKDTEYDRVDVIDWVAQMPCWAVDNMFSYDAVNCATAVLNGETTDIIFTNAAVPCKDGILLPGLHKAALFHAPKITQLFLKNGADPNLRVDVNHMRSVLPLHVTLESMRSVYSMPEWILLEAKKYDSYRYEELSLWMANPIPTGPDFVFKLLYYLNYPYLVCSAFDTLLVYFHLSR is encoded by the exons atgaATAACCAAAAACAGCCCATACACATATACTGTGAAGAACCCAACTTTGATGATGAACAAGAAGAAGATTATATCCTCAATGGTTTTCCTTTGCGGCGTGAAGTACTTGATTTTGTTCTCAACCGCGACAAGAAAGACCATTTTGTGGCTTTTATGAATGACACTGATAACAAAGATACCGAATATGACAGAGTAGATGTGATTGATTGGGTAGCCCAAATGCCTTGTTGGGCTGTGGATAACATGTTTTCTTATGATGCTGTCAATTGTGCAACTGCTGTGCTcaatggagaaaccacggataTTATTTTTACCAATGCTGCTGTTCCGTGCAAGGATGGTATACTACTCCCTGGATTGCATAAAGCAGCACTGTTTCATGCACCTAAGATTACCCAATTATTTCTCAAAAATGGAGCTGATCCAAACCTCAGAGTTGATGTTAATCATATGAGGAGTGTGTTGCCACTCCATGTTACCCTTGAGAGCATGCG ATCGGTTTATAGCATGCCTGAGTGGATTTTACTGGAGGCTAAGAAATATGATTCATATCGGTACGAGGAATTATCATTGTGGATGGCTAACCCAATTCCAACGGGCCCAGACTTTGTCTTCAAGTTGCTTTATTATCTTAATTATCCATATCTGGTTTGTTCTGCTTTTGACACTCTGCTGGTTTATTTTCATTTGAGTAGGTGA
- the LOC113760627 gene encoding uncharacterized protein LOC113760627 — translation MVAREDAMPGAEGRKKIHDFLSTEIASLTKVSLWSVYHIDDAGFAQQCETKKMEVEVILLLLEIFEWIGDKLTGYLQMERKEPSTVDVAKELAWIFEEAGIDLKFKLLGETKRMPWQFDHYSTFIDQKGIQRIYNRYQSAGRRFSAGNTMGYHRQSSTGEICNQHAVVPLSNCLRGSSRKFFHTSHSVRPNQHFGSATQVNKVCSAVLNFHLKQVCIARACQDFHSASQVNKTCNGVPHLQSKLQSLVGTMLDLPSTAGLIEACGRVSNMQYRKNCACYVATLKRGLRCI, via the exons ATGGTAGCTCGTGAAGATGCTATGCCTGGTGCAGAAGGACGTAAAAAAATCCACGATTTTCTTTCGACGGAGATTGCATCCCTGACTAAAGTTTCACTATGGTCAGTGTATCACATTGATGATGCAGGATTTGCACAACAGTGCGAAACAAAGAAGATGGAGGTTGAGGTAATTCTGTTGTTATTAGAAATATTTGAGTGGATTGGTGACAAACTCACAGGTTATCTTCAAATGGAGCGAAAGGAG CCGTCAACGGTAGACGTGGCCAAAGAACTTGCTTGGATCTTTGAGGAGGCAGGCATTGACTTGAAGTTTAAGCTTTTAGGCGAGACAAAAAG GATGCCATGGCAGTTTGATCATTACTCGACGTTCAtag ACCAGAAAGGTATACAAAGGATTTATAACAGATATCAATCCGCGGGGAGAAGGTTCTCAGCTGGCAACACAATGGGTTATCACAGA CAATCCTCAACTGGTGAGATCTGTAATCAGCATGCTGTGGTACCTTTGAGTAACTGCCTTCGAGGGTCTTCCAGAAAATTCTTTCATACTTCGCATTCTGTGAGACCCAATCAGCATTTCGGGTCTGCTACTCAAGTGAACAAAGTGTGCAGCGCTGTGCTGAATTTCCATCTCAAGCAAGTATGCATTGCGCGAGCCTGCCAGGATTTTCATTCTGCATCTCAAGTTAACAAAACGTGCAATGGTGTGCCGCATCTACAATCCAAGCTACAATCTCTTGTTGGAACTATGCTGGACCTCCCATCTACTGCTGGATTGATTGAAGCTTGCGGTAGGGTATCAAATATGCAGTACAGGAAAAACTGTGCTTGCTATGTGGCAACTCTAAAAAGGGGACTGAGATGTATATGA